From the genome of Spirosomataceae bacterium TFI 002, one region includes:
- a CDS encoding Predicted glycosyl hydrolase, GH43/DUF377 family, protein MKKLIALSFVLFALGCRENPTQNIEQVDESWAFNTFEKVDSLNPILSPTANLSFDCPISQKAISWEERNVLNPSAVVKGDTVFLFYRAQDLNGTSRIGLAKSTDGLHFKKSPVPVFYPSNDDMKVYEWNYKKMAGEATTEDCVSCYFDGAEDPRIIESADGTYIMTYTAYDGKTARLSLASSKDLTTWKKHGLVLKDDKYKDMWSKSGAIVVEQTGEKIIAKMIDGKYWMYFGDTNLFLASSSDLINWDVCINEENKQIITVLHPRMGYFDSRLVEPGPFALYKEEGILLIYNGSNAANFNDPQLPKFTYAAGQALFDKDAPHKLLDRTLGYFIYPDKDYEKIGEVNEVCFVEGLVNFKGKWFLYYGTADSKIAVAVNDSKQ, encoded by the coding sequence ATGAAAAAGCTAATCGCCTTATCCTTTGTACTTTTTGCCTTAGGGTGCAGAGAAAACCCAACTCAAAATATTGAACAAGTAGACGAAAGCTGGGCATTTAATACTTTCGAAAAAGTGGATAGCTTGAACCCCATTTTAAGCCCTACCGCAAATCTAAGCTTTGATTGCCCCATCTCTCAAAAGGCTATAAGTTGGGAAGAGCGAAATGTGCTTAATCCATCTGCTGTAGTTAAGGGAGATACAGTTTTCTTATTTTATAGAGCTCAGGACCTCAATGGGACATCAAGAATAGGATTGGCAAAAAGTACTGACGGACTTCATTTTAAGAAATCGCCTGTTCCTGTCTTTTATCCTAGTAACGATGACATGAAGGTGTACGAGTGGAATTACAAAAAAATGGCTGGCGAAGCCACTACGGAAGATTGTGTAAGTTGTTACTTTGATGGGGCAGAAGATCCTAGAATTATAGAAAGTGCTGATGGTACTTACATTATGACTTATACAGCATACGATGGTAAAACAGCAAGGCTAAGTTTGGCTAGCTCAAAAGACCTTACAACTTGGAAAAAGCACGGGCTAGTGCTCAAAGACGATAAATATAAAGACATGTGGTCCAAGTCAGGAGCCATTGTAGTAGAGCAAACAGGAGAAAAGATCATCGCTAAAATGATTGATGGCAAATATTGGATGTATTTTGGTGATACTAATTTATTTTTGGCCAGTTCTTCAGATTTAATCAATTGGGATGTGTGCATCAACGAAGAAAACAAGCAAATTATTACGGTTTTGCATCCACGCATGGGCTATTTTGATAGTAGGTTAGTGGAGCCAGGCCCTTTCGCCCTATACAAGGAAGAAGGCATCTTGCTTATATACAACGGAAGCAATGCTGCCAATTTTAACGACCCCCAATTGCCAAAATTCACCTATGCAGCAGGCCAAGCATTATTTGACAAAGATGCACCACATAAATTACTTGATCGCACCCTGGGATATTTCATTTATCCTGATAAAGACTACGAAAAAATAGGCGAGGTAAACGAGGTTTGTTTTGTGGAAGGACTCGTCAATTTTAAGGGGAAGTGGTTCTTGTATTACGGCACTGCCGATTCTAAGATTGCGGTGGCTGTGAATGATTCGAAGCAATAA
- a CDS encoding Predicted SnoaL-like aldol condensation-catalyzing enzyme — protein sequence MKTKSIFYLMLSAFLIGGCQESTGTSIDPQKTEEMKLTNKEKVVALLNSFNTGDQTPVSYINPNKYIQHNLAVGDGLAGFGDVMSHAPEGGFKAKVIRAFEDGDFVFTQTEYDFFGPKIGFDIFRFEDGLIVEHWDNLTAIAPVNPSNRSQIDGATNLVDLDKTEANKAIVKDFVNTVLIKGEFDKMANFFDGDNYIQHNSMIADGLSGLGKALEEMAKNGVSMILEKNHMVLGQGNFVLTVSEGTFAGQPTSYYDLFRVENGKIAEHWDVMETIAPATEHKNGNGKF from the coding sequence ATGAAGACAAAATCAATTTTTTATTTAATGTTATCAGCCTTCTTAATAGGCGGTTGTCAAGAGAGTACAGGTACAAGTATAGATCCCCAAAAAACTGAAGAAATGAAGTTAACCAACAAAGAAAAAGTAGTTGCCCTACTTAACAGTTTCAACACAGGTGATCAGACACCTGTATCGTACATTAATCCGAATAAATACATTCAACATAACTTGGCTGTAGGAGATGGTTTGGCAGGTTTTGGCGATGTGATGAGCCACGCACCAGAAGGTGGATTTAAGGCAAAAGTAATAAGAGCTTTTGAAGATGGAGATTTCGTATTTACACAAACAGAATATGATTTCTTTGGGCCAAAAATAGGGTTTGATATTTTCCGTTTTGAAGATGGACTTATCGTTGAGCATTGGGATAATTTAACTGCAATTGCTCCTGTGAATCCAAGTAACCGTTCTCAAATAGATGGAGCCACTAACTTGGTAGATTTAGATAAAACGGAAGCTAACAAGGCAATTGTAAAAGACTTTGTAAATACTGTTTTGATAAAAGGAGAATTCGATAAAATGGCGAATTTCTTTGATGGCGATAACTATATCCAACACAACTCAATGATTGCAGATGGCTTGTCTGGACTAGGAAAAGCCCTAGAAGAAATGGCTAAAAATGGTGTTTCCATGATTTTAGAGAAAAATCACATGGTATTGGGACAAGGAAACTTTGTCTTAACAGTGAGTGAGGGGACTTTCGCTGGACAGCCAACTTCATATTATGACCTTTTCAGAGTGGAAAATGGAAAAATTGCAGAACACTGGGATGTGATGGAAACAATAGCTCCAGCAACCGAACACAAAAACGGAAACGGGAAATTCTAA
- a CDS encoding AraC-type DNA-binding protein yields the protein MEDKPVKIKFKNAQNPKSAFDLIKLEDLFLRKYDDHHPENLHKVEFFILMLITEGSGKHKIDFTDHAYEKGTLLTIKKDQIHQFYNAPHTQGYLLLFTDDFLISYLEKLEVEKSFQLFNDSLGVPKIQLQHDDYEVVRELIERMGAEYFQEMDDYSLGIIRSELQILITKLFRIKSKSNQTLWDKKYLSQFISFQERVEENVSKNLRVADYSDTLGIGSKTLNTITQSIVGKSAKEFIDEVSIKQIKRLLINTSLSIKEIAYNSGFEETTNFFKYFKRHVGMTPEQFRASF from the coding sequence ATGGAAGATAAACCTGTCAAAATAAAATTCAAAAACGCTCAAAACCCCAAGTCGGCTTTTGATTTAATAAAACTTGAAGATCTTTTCCTTAGAAAGTATGATGATCACCATCCCGAAAACTTACATAAAGTTGAGTTTTTTATCCTTATGCTAATCACCGAAGGGAGCGGAAAACACAAGATAGACTTCACTGATCATGCGTACGAAAAAGGTACGCTTCTTACCATAAAAAAAGATCAAATTCATCAGTTTTATAATGCTCCTCATACCCAAGGGTACTTGCTGCTTTTTACAGATGACTTTTTGATAAGCTATCTCGAGAAATTGGAGGTGGAGAAATCCTTTCAGTTATTTAATGACAGTTTGGGTGTGCCAAAAATACAGTTGCAGCACGACGACTATGAGGTAGTTAGGGAGTTAATAGAAAGAATGGGAGCAGAGTACTTTCAAGAAATGGATGATTACTCCCTAGGAATTATACGAAGTGAGCTTCAAATCTTAATTACCAAGCTTTTTAGAATTAAATCCAAGTCCAATCAAACGCTTTGGGACAAAAAATACTTATCTCAGTTTATTTCTTTTCAGGAGCGAGTGGAAGAGAATGTGAGCAAAAATCTTCGTGTAGCAGACTATTCAGACACTTTAGGGATTGGTTCTAAAACATTAAATACCATTACTCAAAGTATTGTAGGCAAGTCAGCCAAAGAGTTTATTGACGAAGTTAGTATCAAGCAAATCAAACGATTATTGATTAATACCTCCCTCTCCATTAAGGAAATAGCATATAATTCAGGTTTTGAAGAAACTACTAACTTTTTTAAATACTTCAAAAGACATGTAGGAATGACACCCGAGCAATTTAGAGCTTCTTTTTAG
- a CDS encoding hypothetical protein (manually curated), which translates to METIILLCGLFNVGLVIFHLAFWKLLHWDQQLLKLSITNKAVMQIFNIQLIYYFIFTAGICFAFPVELLSTELGKWFLIGTSLFWFVRVIQQFVFLRANELWVHILTIVFLIGAILFALPVILK; encoded by the coding sequence ATGGAAACAATTATACTACTTTGTGGGCTGTTCAATGTCGGGCTTGTGATTTTTCACCTTGCATTTTGGAAGCTTTTGCATTGGGATCAGCAATTGCTCAAGTTGAGTATTACCAATAAGGCAGTGATGCAAATCTTTAATATCCAGCTCATCTATTATTTCATATTTACTGCAGGTATATGTTTTGCTTTTCCAGTTGAGCTTTTAAGCACCGAACTGGGAAAGTGGTTTCTGATTGGTACTTCCTTATTTTGGTTTGTGAGAGTAATTCAGCAATTTGTGTTTTTAAGAGCAAACGAATTATGGGTTCATATTTTGACAATTGTGTTCTTGATTGGTGCAATATTGTTTGCTCTTCCTGTTATTCTTAAATAG
- a CDS encoding Aspartyl/Asparaginyl beta-hydroxylase has protein sequence MTQDIASEINSIDRLKLPFNFDSEKMWAEFEALKAGQFEYYNVIQLRAPAHMVDTTLPFPPPADDYANGSWTDWLDTPQLKQSPYFTEIIDTFKKHTKVTLVRLLRLAPMSIVKEHTDPTLALEIERSVIRLTVPIFNNEKVQFFLNGEEVPMKAGECWYLKLNDPHRVVNDGDTERVNLTIDMIPNEWLKSLIKESIK, from the coding sequence ATGACACAGGATATAGCCTCAGAGATTAATTCTATAGATCGACTCAAGTTACCTTTCAATTTTGATTCGGAGAAAATGTGGGCGGAGTTTGAAGCCTTAAAAGCCGGACAATTTGAATATTACAATGTGATTCAGTTGCGTGCCCCAGCACATATGGTTGACACAACCTTGCCATTTCCGCCTCCAGCAGATGACTACGCCAATGGTTCCTGGACAGACTGGTTAGATACTCCACAACTAAAGCAGTCTCCATATTTTACAGAAATAATAGATACTTTTAAGAAGCATACCAAAGTTACTCTTGTGCGTTTGCTTCGTCTTGCACCCATGTCCATTGTGAAGGAGCATACAGACCCAACCTTGGCATTGGAAATTGAAAGGTCTGTAATTCGACTAACCGTCCCGATTTTTAATAATGAAAAAGTGCAGTTTTTCTTAAATGGAGAAGAAGTGCCTATGAAAGCAGGCGAATGTTGGTATCTCAAACTGAATGATCCGCACAGAGTGGTCAATGATGGTGATACAGAGCGAGTGAATCTTACGATCGATATGATTCCCAATGAATGGCTTAAAAGTTTGATTAAAGAAAGTATAAAGTAA
- a CDS encoding alpha-L-rhamnosidase: MHRILTLVGCFLLSISSIFAQFSLNKLQVNYENTPLGTDIAVPQFSWQMKGEQKGLAQSAYQIVVSDEANKVVWDSKKVNSAISHAIQYNGGALQARTKYTWKLKVYGNDGKSSVASSWFETGLMNPSINAWSGAQWIGGGDEDINLHSQYLSMYKLSFDVQLDKATGATKAAFLFGANDERLANENLNIMHVSKGKNESYIALEYDISGLAKDGTAKLNVYRVGYDHNDQANVPFKVIDIPNQLVNKANQYDKHQILAECNFGVFEFYIDGTSYAHHLKDREFEAQGRGPSGQLGLNLNPAGKGNNAISFPMLADIGLKTEQGQKAYFSDIVISNYRNPSNPIFEDKDAHFFTSLPSKNNVYEVPANTLVTANPSKNAVPMLRTVFETKKKEIKKARIYATARGIYELHLNGQKVSADFFNPGLTQYNKHHMYQTYDVTSLLKSNGSNALGAWLAEGWWSGNATYLGENWNFFGDRSSLLTKMVVTYIDGTEQVITSNTKDWKLYTDGPIRVGSFFQGEIYDATKEAKINGWGTANYNDTNWKAVQEVPLKGNVFVQKTNETDPNKPPHNYDDFKLIGQYGGGTGVVKTLTAQTMTEPRPGFFVYDMAQNMVGVPRIKIKGGKKGQLINIRFAEVLYPDLAEYKGNEGMLMTENLRTALVQDQYILKGGDEIIEPRFTFHGYRFLEITGIEKALPLSDVEGLVISSVQDIVSSYETNNPLVNKLWENVTWSLRSNFLSIPTDCPQRNERMGWSGDISVFSRVSTYMADAGSFLRKHMMAMRDIQAESGRFTDVAPVGGGFGGTLWGSAGIVVAWEAYSQYGDIQLLQEHYDAMKSYIAFLETRINEDGILDEGPLGDWLSPEVNKNDNTLFWMSYFSYDLEIMAKMAQALGKNADAEAFLKRSEEIKVAFNRIYVDKTTKKTIKSGVKTGFMRPPGDDYGNESTDKGQLMDTQASYAIPLAFGTFNEENTPYAIKNLSESITRVNLDDKKIERPPFSLMTGFIGTAAICEALSISDKDDIAYELLTNEQYPSWLYPVVNGATSVWERLNSYTVENGFGGNNSMNSFNHYSFGAVASWMYNYSLGIQRHSDEPAFKHFVLKPTPDPTGKIKFAKGYYDSMYGRIISEWANTTTGTTYKFKVPANSSAMLYLKANSISKVSESGKTISNWEGVKADNGEVSIPLTAGTYEFIVK, translated from the coding sequence ATGCATCGTATCTTAACCCTAGTAGGCTGTTTCTTACTTTCTATTTCTTCTATTTTTGCTCAATTTTCTTTGAATAAACTGCAAGTCAACTATGAAAATACACCATTAGGTACAGACATAGCCGTGCCTCAGTTTTCGTGGCAAATGAAAGGAGAACAAAAAGGTCTTGCTCAATCCGCATATCAAATCGTCGTAAGCGATGAGGCCAATAAGGTTGTATGGGATTCTAAAAAAGTAAATTCAGCTATTTCACACGCCATTCAATACAATGGAGGAGCATTACAAGCAAGAACGAAATATACCTGGAAGCTAAAAGTCTATGGCAATGATGGCAAATCCAGTGTAGCGTCTTCATGGTTTGAGACTGGCTTGATGAATCCATCTATCAATGCTTGGTCCGGTGCTCAATGGATAGGTGGTGGTGACGAGGACATCAATTTACACTCGCAATACTTATCCATGTATAAATTGAGTTTTGATGTTCAATTAGACAAAGCAACTGGAGCCACCAAAGCTGCTTTTTTGTTCGGTGCGAATGACGAACGCTTGGCAAATGAAAACCTCAACATCATGCATGTTAGCAAGGGCAAAAACGAAAGCTACATTGCCCTAGAATATGATATTTCTGGCTTAGCCAAAGACGGAACTGCTAAATTGAATGTGTACCGCGTAGGTTATGACCACAATGACCAAGCAAACGTACCTTTTAAGGTCATAGATATACCCAATCAACTTGTAAACAAAGCCAACCAATACGATAAACACCAAATCTTAGCAGAGTGTAATTTTGGAGTTTTTGAATTTTATATTGACGGCACATCCTATGCTCATCATTTGAAGGATCGCGAATTTGAAGCTCAAGGCAGAGGCCCTTCTGGACAGCTAGGCTTAAACCTCAACCCAGCAGGAAAAGGAAATAACGCTATCAGTTTTCCAATGCTTGCAGATATAGGATTGAAAACGGAGCAAGGTCAAAAAGCTTATTTCTCCGATATCGTGATCAGTAATTACCGCAATCCATCCAATCCTATATTTGAAGATAAAGACGCTCATTTTTTCACTTCATTACCATCAAAAAACAATGTTTATGAAGTACCAGCAAATACATTGGTGACTGCAAACCCAAGTAAAAATGCGGTACCAATGTTGAGAACAGTTTTTGAAACCAAGAAAAAAGAGATCAAAAAAGCTCGAATTTACGCAACGGCACGAGGGATTTATGAACTTCATCTCAATGGACAAAAAGTAAGTGCCGACTTCTTTAACCCCGGGCTTACCCAATACAATAAGCACCACATGTATCAAACATATGACGTAACGAGCTTATTGAAGTCTAATGGCAGCAATGCACTTGGTGCTTGGCTTGCAGAAGGCTGGTGGAGCGGCAATGCCACCTACCTAGGCGAAAACTGGAATTTCTTTGGCGACCGCTCTTCTTTACTTACCAAAATGGTCGTAACCTATATTGACGGTACAGAACAAGTGATCACCTCCAATACCAAAGACTGGAAACTCTACACGGATGGACCCATACGTGTAGGTTCGTTTTTTCAGGGAGAGATATATGATGCAACAAAGGAGGCAAAAATAAATGGCTGGGGAACTGCCAATTACAATGACACCAACTGGAAAGCTGTGCAAGAAGTGCCGCTAAAGGGTAATGTATTTGTACAAAAAACCAACGAAACAGACCCTAACAAACCTCCACACAACTATGATGACTTCAAATTAATAGGTCAATATGGCGGAGGAACTGGTGTTGTGAAAACCCTAACAGCTCAAACCATGACAGAGCCAAGACCGGGCTTCTTTGTCTATGACATGGCTCAAAACATGGTTGGTGTACCAAGAATTAAGATCAAAGGCGGTAAAAAGGGGCAATTGATAAATATCCGTTTTGCAGAGGTTCTTTATCCAGATTTGGCAGAGTACAAAGGAAACGAAGGTATGCTCATGACCGAAAACCTCCGTACTGCATTGGTGCAAGATCAATACATTCTCAAAGGTGGTGATGAGATCATAGAACCTCGCTTCACATTTCATGGTTATCGCTTTTTAGAAATCACGGGAATTGAAAAAGCATTGCCATTAAGTGATGTGGAAGGCTTGGTGATTAGCTCGGTGCAAGACATTGTTTCCTCTTACGAAACCAATAATCCACTGGTAAATAAACTTTGGGAAAACGTAACATGGTCTTTGCGAAGCAACTTCCTTTCTATCCCTACTGACTGTCCACAACGAAACGAGCGAATGGGCTGGAGTGGTGATATTTCAGTCTTTTCTAGGGTATCTACCTACATGGCAGATGCCGGTAGCTTCTTGAGAAAACACATGATGGCCATGAGAGATATCCAAGCAGAAAGCGGCAGATTTACAGACGTAGCTCCTGTGGGCGGAGGTTTTGGTGGCACACTTTGGGGCAGTGCAGGAATCGTAGTTGCCTGGGAAGCTTACAGTCAGTATGGTGATATTCAACTTCTTCAAGAGCATTATGACGCTATGAAGAGTTACATCGCATTTCTTGAAACGAGAATAAATGAAGACGGAATTTTGGACGAAGGTCCACTCGGTGACTGGCTTAGTCCTGAGGTAAATAAGAATGACAATACTTTGTTTTGGATGTCATACTTTTCCTATGACCTAGAAATCATGGCGAAAATGGCACAAGCACTTGGCAAGAATGCTGATGCTGAAGCTTTTTTGAAAAGAAGTGAAGAAATAAAAGTTGCTTTCAATAGAATCTATGTGGACAAAACCACGAAAAAAACTATCAAATCTGGTGTAAAAACTGGCTTTATGCGTCCTCCAGGAGATGACTATGGCAACGAAAGCACTGACAAAGGACAACTTATGGATACACAGGCTTCTTATGCGATTCCTCTAGCATTTGGTACTTTTAATGAAGAAAATACTCCCTATGCAATCAAAAACCTAAGTGAGAGCATCACGAGGGTAAACTTAGACGATAAAAAAATCGAGAGGCCTCCTTTTTCACTAATGACAGGCTTTATAGGTACGGCGGCTATTTGCGAAGCTTTATCGATCAGTGACAAGGATGACATCGCTTATGAGTTACTTACAAATGAGCAATACCCATCTTGGCTTTACCCTGTTGTAAATGGAGCGACATCAGTATGGGAAAGGCTGAACAGCTATACTGTAGAAAATGGTTTTGGAGGAAATAACAGTATGAACTCCTTTAATCATTACTCATTTGGAGCAGTGGCATCTTGGATGTATAATTACTCCCTAGGAATTCAAAGACACTCAGATGAGCCAGCTTTTAAGCATTTTGTGCTAAAACCTACTCCTGACCCAACTGGTAAAATTAAGTTTGCAAAAGGATATTATGACAGCATGTATGGCCGTATCATTAGTGAATGGGCTAACACAACTACTGGAACTACTTATAAATTTAAAGTACCTGCCAATAGCTCTGCAATGCTTTATCTTAAAGCCAACAGCATTTCCAAAGTTTCAGAAAGCGGCAAAACGATTTCAAATTGGGAAGGAGTAAAGGCAGATAATGGTGAAGTAAGCATTCCTTTAACAGCAGGAACCTATGAGTTCATAGTGAAGTAA